A single window of Vigna unguiculata cultivar IT97K-499-35 chromosome 1, ASM411807v1, whole genome shotgun sequence DNA harbors:
- the LOC114183439 gene encoding uncharacterized protein At2g33490-like isoform X2 → MKSSLSKLKKIALHKTVSKDKRDFHPTVKFDELALAAKDMQDMRDCYDSLLSAAAATQNSAYEFAESLQEMGTCLLEKTTLNDDEESGKVLGMLGSVQLELQKLVDSYRSHIVLTITNPSESLLNELRTVEDMKRQCDEKREVYEYMIAQQKEKGKSKSGKGESITLQQLQAAHDDYEEEATLCAFRLKSLKQGQSRSLLTQAARHHAAQLNFFRKGLKSLEAVEPQVRMVAERQHIDYQFSGLEDDIGEDGNNDDSNDFDVIEGGELSFDYRPNKQGPYIVSTSPNSAEVEEPGRSYVRASTPETAETSLDKNQGDFKLSSRVSSYSAPILAEKKFDPAEKVRQLIASSAAKSNAYVLPTPVNIKETKSSLAPRTSASGSLHNLWHSSPLDEKKNERDIDSKLSEPTIHRAHSVLKESNSDTTSIQLPRPSADGLSLPQVDVFNASDTKKIKIQTFSGPLTNKPLSVKPISGGFPRLPVPQPSSPKASPNASPPLVSSPRISELHELPRPPGSKPVKSSRVGHSAPLVFKTPEVTVANKFSSVISSVASPLPTPPIVSRSFSIPSSGQRAMTLNVSNAKYLDSPQVSKVDKAPSPPLTPMSQRVSSIPDMASHSSEIQGGS, encoded by the exons ATGAAGTCCTCGCTCAGCAAGTTGAAGAAAATTGCACTTCACAAGACGGTTTCCAAGGACAAAAGGGACTTCCACCCCACCGTGAAGTTCGACGAACTCGCTCTTGCTGCCAAG GACATGCAAGATATGAGAGATTGCTATGATAGCCTGCTTTCTGCAGCTGCTGCTACGCAAAACAGTGCTTACG AATTTGCTGAGTCGCTGCAGGAAATGGGTACTTGTCTTTTGGAGAAAACTACCTTAAATGATGACGAAGAAAGTG GTAAAGTTTTGGGGATGCTTGGAAGTGTGCAGCTTGAGCTTCAGAAGCTTGTTGATAGCTAT CGTTCTCACATTGTACTGACAATAACCAATCCATCGGAGTCTCTTCTTAATGAACTAAGAACCGTTGAG GACATGAAGCGACAATGTGACGAGAAAAG AGAGGTTTATGAATACATGATTGCACAacaaaaagagaaaggaaagTCAAAGAGTGGCAAAGGTGAAAGTATCACCTTACAGCAGTTGCAGGCAGCTCATGATGACTATGAAGAAGAAGCAACACTTTGTGCCTTTCGATTAAAATCACTCAAGCAAGGCCAGTCACGCAGTCTCCTTACACAAGCAGCACGTCACCATGCTGCTCAG TTAAATTTCTTTCGGAAAGGACTTAAATCACTAGAGGCGGTTGAGCCACAAGTCAGGATGGTTGCTGAAAGACAACATATTGATTACCAATTCAGTGGCCTTGAGGATGACATTGGTGAAGATGGTAATAATGATGACAGTAATGATTTTGATGTCATTGAAGGCGGTGAACTGAGTTTTGACTACAGACCAAATAAGCAAGGACCATATATTGTTTCCACATCACCAAACTCAGCAGAG GTGGAAGAACCAGGTCGCTCTTATGTTCGAGCTTCAACCCCAGAAACTGCAGAA ACAAGTCTAGACAAGAACCAAGGGGATTTTAAACTTTCAAGTAGAGTCAGCAGTTATTCAGCTCCAATACTTGCAGAAAAGAAATTTGACCCTGCTGAAAAAGTAAGACAACTTATAGCATCATCTGCAGCAAAGTCTAATGCATATGTCCTTCCCACACCAGTTAACATCAAAGAAACCAAAAGTAGCTTAGCCCCCCGCACAAGTGCAAGTGGATCTCTGCATAACTTGTGGCATTCTTCTCCACTagatgaaaaaaagaatgaGAGAGATATTGATAGTAAATTGTCAGAACCGACCATCCATAGAGCTCACTCTGTTCTCAAAGAAAGTAACAGTGACACTACATCCATCCAGTTACCACGCCCGTCCGCAGATGGACTCTCACTTCCACAAGTTGATGTTTTCAATGCTTCTGAtactaagaaaataaagatacaAACCTTTTCTGGTCCATTGACTAATAAACCATTGTCAGTAAAACCTATTTCTGGGGGTTTTCCACGTTTACCTGTACCACAACCTTCATCTCCAAAAGCATCTCCCAATGCTTCACCTCCCCTTGTTTCTTCACCCAGGATAAGTGAACTTCATGAACTTCCTAGACCTCCTGGTAGTAAGCCAGTGAAATCTTCTCGAGTGGGTCACTCTGCCCCATTAGTATTTAAAACTCCAGAGGTTACTGTGGCTAATAAATTTTCTTCTGTTATATCCAGTGTAGCCTCTCCACTCCCAACACCACCAATAGTCTCTCGGAGTTTTTCTATACCTTCCAGTGGTCAGAGGGCtatgacattaaatgtttcTAATGCTAAGTATTTGGATAGTCCCCAAGTTTCAAAGGTTGATAAAGCTCCATCACCACCTCTTACACCCATGTCTCAGAGAGTCTCTAGTATACCTGATATGGCTTCTCACTCCAGTGAAATCCAAG GTGGGAGCTAA
- the LOC114183439 gene encoding uncharacterized protein At2g33490-like isoform X1, with the protein MKSSLSKLKKIALHKTVSKDKRDFHPTVKFDELALAAKDMQDMRDCYDSLLSAAAATQNSAYEFAESLQEMGTCLLEKTTLNDDEESGKVLGMLGSVQLELQKLVDSYRSHIVLTITNPSESLLNELRTVEDMKRQCDEKREVYEYMIAQQKEKGKSKSGKGESITLQQLQAAHDDYEEEATLCAFRLKSLKQGQSRSLLTQAARHHAAQLNFFRKGLKSLEAVEPQVRMVAERQHIDYQFSGLEDDIGEDGNNDDSNDFDVIEGGELSFDYRPNKQGPYIVSTSPNSAEVEEPGRSYVRASTPETAETSLDKNQGDFKLSSRVSSYSAPILAEKKFDPAEKVRQLIASSAAKSNAYVLPTPVNIKETKSSLAPRTSASGSLHNLWHSSPLDEKKNERDIDSKLSEPTIHRAHSVLKESNSDTTSIQLPRPSADGLSLPQVDVFNASDTKKIKIQTFSGPLTNKPLSVKPISGGFPRLPVPQPSSPKASPNASPPLVSSPRISELHELPRPPGSKPVKSSRVGHSAPLVFKTPEVTVANKFSSVISSVASPLPTPPIVSRSFSIPSSGQRAMTLNVSNAKYLDSPQVSKVDKAPSPPLTPMSQRVSSIPDMASHSSEIQVDAGGS; encoded by the exons ATGAAGTCCTCGCTCAGCAAGTTGAAGAAAATTGCACTTCACAAGACGGTTTCCAAGGACAAAAGGGACTTCCACCCCACCGTGAAGTTCGACGAACTCGCTCTTGCTGCCAAG GACATGCAAGATATGAGAGATTGCTATGATAGCCTGCTTTCTGCAGCTGCTGCTACGCAAAACAGTGCTTACG AATTTGCTGAGTCGCTGCAGGAAATGGGTACTTGTCTTTTGGAGAAAACTACCTTAAATGATGACGAAGAAAGTG GTAAAGTTTTGGGGATGCTTGGAAGTGTGCAGCTTGAGCTTCAGAAGCTTGTTGATAGCTAT CGTTCTCACATTGTACTGACAATAACCAATCCATCGGAGTCTCTTCTTAATGAACTAAGAACCGTTGAG GACATGAAGCGACAATGTGACGAGAAAAG AGAGGTTTATGAATACATGATTGCACAacaaaaagagaaaggaaagTCAAAGAGTGGCAAAGGTGAAAGTATCACCTTACAGCAGTTGCAGGCAGCTCATGATGACTATGAAGAAGAAGCAACACTTTGTGCCTTTCGATTAAAATCACTCAAGCAAGGCCAGTCACGCAGTCTCCTTACACAAGCAGCACGTCACCATGCTGCTCAG TTAAATTTCTTTCGGAAAGGACTTAAATCACTAGAGGCGGTTGAGCCACAAGTCAGGATGGTTGCTGAAAGACAACATATTGATTACCAATTCAGTGGCCTTGAGGATGACATTGGTGAAGATGGTAATAATGATGACAGTAATGATTTTGATGTCATTGAAGGCGGTGAACTGAGTTTTGACTACAGACCAAATAAGCAAGGACCATATATTGTTTCCACATCACCAAACTCAGCAGAG GTGGAAGAACCAGGTCGCTCTTATGTTCGAGCTTCAACCCCAGAAACTGCAGAA ACAAGTCTAGACAAGAACCAAGGGGATTTTAAACTTTCAAGTAGAGTCAGCAGTTATTCAGCTCCAATACTTGCAGAAAAGAAATTTGACCCTGCTGAAAAAGTAAGACAACTTATAGCATCATCTGCAGCAAAGTCTAATGCATATGTCCTTCCCACACCAGTTAACATCAAAGAAACCAAAAGTAGCTTAGCCCCCCGCACAAGTGCAAGTGGATCTCTGCATAACTTGTGGCATTCTTCTCCACTagatgaaaaaaagaatgaGAGAGATATTGATAGTAAATTGTCAGAACCGACCATCCATAGAGCTCACTCTGTTCTCAAAGAAAGTAACAGTGACACTACATCCATCCAGTTACCACGCCCGTCCGCAGATGGACTCTCACTTCCACAAGTTGATGTTTTCAATGCTTCTGAtactaagaaaataaagatacaAACCTTTTCTGGTCCATTGACTAATAAACCATTGTCAGTAAAACCTATTTCTGGGGGTTTTCCACGTTTACCTGTACCACAACCTTCATCTCCAAAAGCATCTCCCAATGCTTCACCTCCCCTTGTTTCTTCACCCAGGATAAGTGAACTTCATGAACTTCCTAGACCTCCTGGTAGTAAGCCAGTGAAATCTTCTCGAGTGGGTCACTCTGCCCCATTAGTATTTAAAACTCCAGAGGTTACTGTGGCTAATAAATTTTCTTCTGTTATATCCAGTGTAGCCTCTCCACTCCCAACACCACCAATAGTCTCTCGGAGTTTTTCTATACCTTCCAGTGGTCAGAGGGCtatgacattaaatgtttcTAATGCTAAGTATTTGGATAGTCCCCAAGTTTCAAAGGTTGATAAAGCTCCATCACCACCTCTTACACCCATGTCTCAGAGAGTCTCTAGTATACCTGATATGGCTTCTCACTCCAGTGAAATCCAAG TGGATGCAGGTGGGAGCTAA